The following is a genomic window from Micropterus dolomieu isolate WLL.071019.BEF.003 ecotype Adirondacks linkage group LG12, ASM2129224v1, whole genome shotgun sequence.
TGACTGACGTAACATTATGACATCATGCGGTTTAAGGCTGGATTTGTATTTTTCCTCAGTTGAattctaaaataaatatgtgGACAATGTCTCGTGATTGCTGGAAATCCACCAGCCATCACCAGGAGAACCTCAGGTTGCTCTACGTGCAGCATTAGACAGCAGAGTAATGAGCAAATCAGACCAAtttaatgggggaaaaaaagacaatatgtagaaaataaatgtacacacaGCATGCTGGACACTCCAGCAGTCAGCCTGTccaacaaaaataacacaagaGACGTAGTTTTACTCTGAGTAACTTGAGAAAGTGAGGAAATCTGGCAATGTGCGCACACAGACAGGGAATCGCAGGAGTTTCACTACTCACatgtggataaaaaaaaataaactagttaaagccaATGTgtaggattattattattattattttttttaaacaagcagATGGCAAAGCACGGCCCCCCAAATACACCATTTGTTACAGGGCCccaaacatgtatttattgaATTAGGTGTCTCACATGGGAGATACCGTGCAATTACGAATGGCAGAAAGTTTTGGACAAACCAGAAAGGGAATTGAGAAGCTTATTCGGTGGTTCGCAACCGGTTTGACTCTGTCTTCATTGAATATGATGACCTCTGAGCATTTGCACAGATGGTTGTTACATTGAAACAGGAGTGGTTGATTGTTTGCAAATACACTTTCCCCCCCCTGCCTCCCACCTTCAAACCCTGCCGTCTCCACTCTGGTCCCTAACTTAACAACTTCCGATATttacatcaacaacaaaaacaggaatACAAAAAACTGACAGGTCAGACAGGTTTTACAAAGTGCCATTTCCATTCttctatttttaaagaaaatgctCAGATTAGTTCAGATCTGCCCAAAGTACTGTACATTAAAGGAGTTAATGATTGCTGTAAACGTTCTCTCTGTCCACACTGGCCATGAAGCTCAACACTAATGTAAGAAACGTGGGACAAAATCAAGTGTCCTTATAATGATGCATTCTGACTTCCAGCTGAAGCTAAAGAGGCTCCAGCAGTcaagcttcttaaatgtgaatattttctgatttcTGTACTCCtttatgatagtaaactgaatatctttgggttgtggacaacaCAAAATATCCGAAGACGTcctcttgggctttgggaaacactgatcgacattttaCGGGCCAAACAACTAAATCGattaacagagaaaataatCGACAGGTTAACCAACGATTAAAACAAGCGTTGGTTACGGCCCTAGAGGGAATCGTACTGACAGGACTGTCACTTCAGAGGGCACCTCTGCTGCTGATGCTTCGGTGTGGCTGCACTGTTGAATACGTTTCTACGTACAGCAAGAACTGAGGATCAGAATCACATTAGGATGGCATCACTTCACAGCCAGTATGAGCAGGAGGGATAATAACTCTTTCACTGTCCACAGGGGCAGCATGTGAGTATTTGACCAAGACAGACCTGAATAAATCTGACCCTTCCCTTTGACCCCACCGCGCTTGTTTTCTCCACCTGCATGGTCAAATGTGAGAACACACAGCAATAAGGGTACACTGATCCCAAATTCAAGCCAGAGCGCCTCTCCAATGGTCCCCATCACAAAGCAAGGCAAGCGTCACCTTTGATTCAGACACGCTTTGAACCTAAAGCAAACATCTACTGCTGTTATAGAGTCAAATGTTTAAGTCCACGCAGGTCCAGCGCTTCGGTTTCCCCTGATGCGAGACGCTTCTTCAGAACGGATAAAACTGGGAGTAAGGAACACAGTGAAACTTCACCTACAGGTGAGAAAGAAAGCAGTCTGCTGTTCTGGCTCCATGATTTAATCCTCAAGGTCTTTGCTTCAACAGCCAGTGAAACCAACGTGACGATTCTGGATCCATTAGTTCTCCATCACCATATTGGCACTTGTGTGTCACCCCAGCCCGCCATGCTGATGCAGAGTTTAGGGGAGGGGAGCAAAATCCTTCAGGCCAGCAGATAAAAACCAAACACAGTGTGCTCTGCTGTTTCGGCTCCGTGACTCGAACACCTGAGCACagcacccccccaccccacttCAGCTCTGAGATTAGTCAGGCATGTCGATGCAGAGTTTAGGCGGCGGGACGAAGTACTTCCCGGGGCTCTGTGTGATCACCACGCCGGTCTTCTTGTGGAACATGGGGGCAATCTTTGGCGGCGGCTCGGGGACGGGCAGATCCTCAGCCGCCTCAGGGTCCTCGCTGCGTTGGAGGTCGTAGGACACGTTACCGTACTCGCGCAGGAAGGGGAGGAGCTCCAACAGGAAGTGGCAGAAGTCCTTACGGATTCCAAACCACCCTATAGGAAGACGAGCACAGAGCGGAGCTGAACAGTGCAGCAACAGTAACGACAACTTTGACTGGCCAACTGCAACAGGTGCACAAAAAATTACTTGGTTGATTGGTACCAGCAATTATTCAATTAATCGATCGCAAAACGCAACAATTTGCTGGTTTTAACCAATTAAATGTCAGGATTTGCCGCTGTTCTTTGTCATATGTGACCATAAActaaatatttctgtttttttacagtataagacccaaacaaacaaaaaaaacacatcttggGCAGTAGGCAGAGCTGTaacgattagttgattaatcaattagttggtAATGTAACTATTAAGTAATTTTTAACGTctctgggttttggactgttggtcggaagATGTTTGCTTGCACTGACGCTAACTGTAACggtcatttttattaattttatagaGCGATTAACTGATCATGATAATAAGTATTATTTGCTGCCCTAGAACTGACAAAGCTTTTCTGCATTAGAGAATAAGACGGCTAAATGAGAACATGTTTATATTCTGAGTAGTTCAACATCAGCAAGCTTCGattgtagggctgcaactaacgattattttcattatcaactaATCTGCCGACTATTTTCACgcttaatcaactaattgttaaGTCTAtaaatgtcaagaaattgtgaaaaatgctcatcacaattttccagagaccaaagtgacgtcttcaaattgcttctttAGTCCAACCAACAGCCCAAAAGccaaagactcttcatttactatcataaatgacaaagaatagcAGCAATTCCTCAATTTAAGATGAAACCAGCTAATTTTTCaaatttttgattaaaaaaaaaaatgcctgaaacaattaatcgattatcaaaatagttggcgattaattGTCTTTGGACCGACTAATTGAATAATCGTTGCAGACACAAATGAGTTTATTAATACTGTTGATAGTTAAGGTTTCTCTGTTAAAGGGAAGTTATTTacatgtacactgctcaaaataaagggaacacttaaacaacacaatgtaactcaaAGTCAATCACAcacctgtgaaatcaaactgtccacttaggaagcaacactgattgacaatcaatttcacatgctgttgtgcaaatggaatagacaacaggtggaaattataggcaattagcaagacacccccaataaaggagtggttctgcaggtggtgaccacagaccacttctcagttcctgtgcttcctggctgatgttttggtcacttttgaatgctggcggtgctttcactctagtggtagcatgagacggagtctacaacccacacaagtggctcaggtagtgcagctcatccaggatggcacatcaatgcgagctgtggcaagaaggtttgctgtgtctgtcagcgtagtgtccagagcatggaggcgctaccaggagacaggccagtacatcaggNNNNNNNNNNNNNNNNNNNNNNNNNNNNNNNNNNNNNNNNNNNNNNNNNNNNNNNNNNNNNNNNNNNNNNNNNNNNNNNNNNNNNNNNNNNNNNNNNNNNTATACTTGTTAGCATGTCGGAAAAAATAAACGTTTGAAACAATTGATTTCCTCTTTCCTAACCATTGGAATAACATAGATGTACAGTAGATGCATGAGTAAGTATGGGAGTGAAGCCCAGTTGTCCCATTAATACCCGACTACTGACCAGTAAGCCATAAATGCCAGTGTGTGAGAGTCTACCTGTACTGGGGGTTGTGTGCCCAGACTCCAGTGCCCACAGAGGCCCCAATGATGACCAGCAGCTTCCACAGCCATATCGGGGTGAACACAGCCCAGTAGTTCCACTGGATGACCCCATCCAACCTCAAGGACAGCAACACGGAGAACAGCAGCAGGCAGGAGTAGATCAGAAACTTACTGCAAcaggggacagagagagacagatatgaCCGGTAACACCAAAGGATGCATCTATGTACCCTGTCAGTGCATTGCTATTTAGGGTTTTGACAGTTACAGGCCCTGGAAGGGGAAACTCGCATTAAGTTAATCAAGATTTTCAATGCAAAGAAGACCGGATGTGTGCACGTGAAGATAGGGGAACATAAAAGGAGGAATGAGAGAAAGTCCATATGGAAATATGTGTCTTAATCAGTGTCCACATTTTAGAAAAGGCAAGATAACGTTTAAAAGAGGAACCTGAATGTTAGGATGATGTTGAGAAGAAGATCGTGTGAGCGTTGTAggtgcaaataaaatgaaaagaagatGTTGATGGGTGAAAAAGGGGTTTGTAAAATGTGATGGAGACAGTACAATGCGAGTCAAAACAGGTGATATTCCCAACCTGCATTATTAACCCTGACTTTAATTAGATTAACGGTGCCGCACACCCTGACATCGCCCCTCCAACACCTACCTGCCCTCTGATGATGTGAAGAACTTGACTTACCTCACTGAACATAATTTATTGAACACACTGGATCTGTAACCTGTCCATTATTATAAGTGTGTTTTTATGGTTATTATAACAACTGTCGGCTATTTTTTGTAGTTTCTATTCAGGCTGACATTACATTAGGACCTTAAAATGTCTATTCATATCCaacttgatgttttttttgggaaacactgctctgaCTTCTTGCAATCTTAAATCTGGCACCGTTGCTGTCGAGGGCCTGTCAAAATCACTGAGCTATtattactgtgtgtgctgcCTAAAACAACCTTGCCTCGCTTTATTAAGCTAACAGCTGGAAACTTGTGTGATCAACGGTCCAAACAGCTGCAGTTAGAGTCTGATAAATTAcagttaactaacgttatatGTACAGATCGCTTTCGCTAGCAAATCCAAACGCTATCTTAGCTAGCATGCTAGCCAGGCCTTGTTCAGCCAGATAGCATATCGTTGCTTTAAATACTGTACTAACAGTTCCAGTACATCTCTGTTCGGCTACAAAACATGTGTGTATGAAATGTCACACGTATAAACATGGACATTTTCTGCATGTTTTGGTAACAAACGCTGCCCGGTGTTGCTAAGCTAAGTGGCTACATGACGTTAGTTAGCTGAAGCGCTAGGTgggagctaacgttaacgtacCTTGGATTGAAGTCCTGAAACAGTCCTCTTAAATTCATGgtgttaaaacaataaaaaaaaggctgGTTATTTAGCCAACATTAGTTCCCCGGGTCGTTAGCTAAATCACCGCCTGATCCGTATGATACACATTGTGATAATGTCGGCGCTGGCTGAGTTTCTTTTCTGCTTCAGTTTCATTACAGCGATTTGTTTTGTCGAAGCCCTCGGAGGTCACGTGACTGTTTCCGACAAGGACCAGTGGATCGTcacaaaaataattacattcaaTCAATGCGTAATATGTTAGAGTGGTCTCTTGCAGGATGACACACTTTTATGTGAAAGGCACTTTTCAGCATTGTGACGAACACATGATCCACAAGactattattgttgtttttaaattgtgtgcATCTGGATCTCAGTGCCTCTGGAAGGCCAGATGAGACTCTTCTTTGTTAGAAAAGTTATAGTTTTTCAGTATAATTTtccattcattaaaaaaaagtggaTGGTCTATTTTCCTTACTAGGCtttgatgacattttttttttgttcattccGGTTTGTACTAAGGCTTTGAGAATTAGGCTACTGTACATTTTTTCTTCCCTTTATTTATCATCTGGGGAAGAAATGTACCATCATGGATGATGGGATGATAATGATTAATTGGTTACTTTTAATGGGTCAAttttggatacacacacacacatatatataaaatccccctctcaccccagaggcctgggagtttgaggggttctgcgcagtatagctgttcctaggactgcactcttctggacagagagatgttttacctggaatctgctgtatcCACTCTCcaagtttgggggtcacagcccccccAGTGCTctgattaccactggcaccactgttgctcttactttccacatcttttctagctcctctttcagcccttggtatttctcaagcttctcgtgttccttcttcttgatgttgctgtcgcttgggattatcacatctatcactgcagccttcttctgctgatgtctggttggttagccatcaccagtttgtcagtctggatcttgaagtcccacaggatcttagctcggtcattctcaactaccttaggaggtgtctttcattttgaccttgggacttctagcccatactcatggcagatgttcctgtacacaatgccagctacctggttatggtgttccatgtacgcacttcctgcttgcatcttacaccctgctgttatatGCTGTAccgtctcaggggcatccttgcacagtctgcacctggggtcctgcctggtgtggtagactcCAGCcgctattgatcttgtactgagtccctgttcttgtgccgccatggttagtgcttctgtgctgtccttcagtccagccttttaCAGCCActggatttcttgatatcagccacatCTTCTATTTGTCtctggtacatgccgtgcagcggcttgtctctCCATGTTGGTTCTTCGTCTTCCatgtcctcaccctcgggtttctgctgcctgaagaactcactaagcccttcatctatgggggccatcttcctgatgtactcctggatctttgtcaTTTCGGACaatggtcttgacactcactagccctcggccaTCAAGCGTGGATAACACCTTAGAATAAATCTGCTGGGCTAGCAGGAAGTGATTTAGTTTATCCTCTCATTTAATGCATAATTTGTACTTTGAGATTTGATAAAGTAGCAATAACATGTCTCGTGCTGCTGCTTACTTCCCCAGGGATTTTTTTGGCACTGATTTACACAAACAACCAGagcaaaaacaacttttattatttaacatgatcaatatgaagaaataaatgtaaaaactttccagacagacagctttcactttgaagttctgtttgttttagtcAGAAACATGTTAAAGCCTTTCTGATTCTCATGAAGACAATGAGCTATAAGGCTCAACCttgttgcttttatattatattatttattataaaagaaGAGACGAGGGGGTGTTTCCTAAAGATTGGCAATTAATGTAAGGTCAGCTCATATTCACAGCTCACATGATATAAACACACTGCAATCATTCGCAAATGTGCTTTATACTAGCCcaatcaaaacacaacacaacaggtaGAATTTACCATCTGAATAGTAAACACTTACTGAAGCGCAAAATTAACAACATGCAGTTAAATCTTTAAGAGCAAAAGAACAATGCTTAACCAAAGAAAAGACCAAccttcaaaaatataaaaataaaacctttgaGGATTATTTAGGATTTAAATGTCCAAACATCTGCAGGCAAAGACAGGTCACATGTTCGATTGGTTTCATCTCCAATACAAAAGTTATGTAAATATAGATGAAATGCTTCTTTGTGGATCTCACATTTAGTATTTAAATTCTCCAGATGTCACTTGATCGAATAATTTAAAACACTGTCATCAAATCAGGGCAACCAGGCGAGATAAATGGTGCTCTTTTCACTCTCCATCTCAACCCTAAAGCCCTGAACCAGTTGCAAGGGCCCAAAATCGTATAATGGAACAGCATTGCACTTAGCAACACATCACGTTACCTTGAATATTCCAAAACAAttgtgggtttttattttttttttacttacttcACAGCAAAGACACTGAAGAGACTGTCTGCCTGATTTGAACTTACTCCAGGATCCTGCCTTACAGAGTGGACCAGAGGTCATTTTCAAATATCAGCCTCGTACACTTACATGTAAACTTCTTTTTGCTTTTGGTTGTTccttccatgtttgtttatcttttttaacACCAGTTTCCCCTGGAAACCCTGTGTTTGAGGTTAAACGTGGGAATGCGGACCTATGGAAAGTGTGTATGAAGGGCTCAAAAAGTACACATGTGCACATGATTTTGTGAGTCTGTAAGTGTGGATGTTGGGATTCAGACAGTGTCTCCCAAAGTGCACTTGGGCAAGGCAACTAGACAGAAGACACCATTACAAGCTGGAGGGACAATTAAAAGAAAAGGAATAATCAGTCATTTGTCTCgtcaaatattatttatatacagaaAGAAATTGTATGTTTGGTTTCCTTTACTTTCCAGCACTTACCCATTAGTTAAATACATCGGACGTACTTATTGTTTTTGATGCTCTCAATCCTAATCCCATGATTAGTAAGATGCCAGAAAGAACCAAAACTAGGATCAGACTGTTCCAACTGAACACATCACCTGACAGGAAGAAATCACACAGATGATGAGAGCTACTTTAacttgaaaacaacaaacacaacatgaatCGGATTCAGTGTCAGGTACGGATGTATAAAGTGGATACAGCGTCAGAGGCAGGGCTctgttcatttttatgaaagCTGCATGGTGGCGCATGAAGAACTTCCGGGAATAAAATTAGTTAAAGGAAAGATTAGACTTACACTGTGCGTCACACTGTAAGTCTATGAGAGAAAGTCATTTGGGGGCCGTGTGCATCTTGTGAAAGTTTAAATCCACTATTTGGACACTGTCAAATGCACTTCAAAGCCAGCACATTTTGGGCTTGGTGTCAGGTTTGACAATCCAAAGTACTAcaaaaattaaagttaaaatcttaaaaatttCAGATCTGACACACTGAGAAGCACCATAGTTAAACTCACTGAAGGAGTTTTTGGTTTCATTCTTGTAACACTCAAAGTAGGTGTAGTATATAAATAACTCAAACTTGGTAACtctaccatccatccatccatcgtcaaccgcttatcctgcgtacagggtcgcgggggctggagccaatcccaacttacattgggcgaaaggccgGGTACACCCTGTACAGGTCGCCAGTGTAACTCTACCAGTAACAATTAAAACTACTTTAAAGAGTTAATTACAGAATTTGAATATATGGTGAACACATAAAGAGTAAATGGGGATTGATTTCAAAGTTGGCATTCTCTCCTCctcacagttttattttctcACCTTTAtcatctgtctctttcttcGGATCAGAATTTTGGAGACTTTTGGGCTGCAGTGTCCAGTGTCTCTGTTGTCCAGGCTTTGGATGAGTTTGACTCTGGAAAAGATTTGTACTGACTTACATGACAATATTCAAAAAGGGAAAATTGCAGTGTTTTATTGGATCAGCAGCAACAAACAAGAAACGTTTAACAGATATTAGAGGCTCTgattttgcaggtgttt
Proteins encoded in this region:
- the LOC123979878 gene encoding transmembrane protein 185-like; translation: MNLRGLFQDFNPSKFLIYSCLLLFSVLLSLRLDGVIQWNYWAVFTPIWLWKLLVIIGASVGTGVWAHNPQYSGQFDFTVGQSKLSLLLLHCSAPLCARLPIGWFGIRKDFCHFLLELLPFLREYGNVSYDLQRSEDPEAAEDLPVPEPPPKIAPMFHKKTGVVITQSPGKYFVPPPKLCIDMPD